A window of the Thalassospira indica genome harbors these coding sequences:
- a CDS encoding cupin domain-containing protein has product MSDDITIDDLIAKLGLQPHPEGGYYAETFRAFETCNPGNRYLGVRSTGTAIYYLLTPDTFSGMHILTSDEIFHHYIGDAVEQLQLFEDGTHKRVEIGKDLLAGQKPQMVVPKNVWQGARLKPGGKFALLGCTVAPGFDFADFSMGKRAALTAKWPAASELIAALTRD; this is encoded by the coding sequence ATGTCTGACGACATCACTATTGACGATCTGATCGCCAAGCTTGGCCTGCAACCCCATCCGGAGGGCGGCTATTATGCCGAGACCTTCAGGGCGTTTGAAACCTGTAATCCCGGTAATCGGTATCTGGGGGTGCGCAGCACGGGGACGGCGATCTATTACCTTCTGACGCCCGACACTTTTTCAGGCATGCATATCCTGACCAGTGACGAGATTTTCCACCACTATATCGGGGATGCCGTCGAACAGCTTCAGCTGTTTGAGGACGGCACCCACAAGCGGGTCGAGATCGGCAAGGACTTGCTGGCCGGGCAGAAACCGCAAATGGTGGTGCCTAAAAATGTCTGGCAGGGGGCGCGGCTTAAACCCGGTGGCAAGTTTGCGCTTTTGGGCTGTACCGTTGCGCCGGGTTTTGATTTTGCCGATTTCTCCATGGGCAAGCGTGCGGCACTGACGGCGAAATGGCCCGCCGCGTCCGAGCTGATTGCAGCATTGACGCGCGACTGA
- a CDS encoding copper chaperone PCu(A)C: MKKLFAIVATVASLFIVTNAFAADIEVKDAWAKASKGMVRNGAAFFDVVNTGAADRIVSVRSDLAERTELHTHIMENNVMKMREVQGGVDVPMHGSVQFKPGSYHVMFIGLNKPLEEGEKIDITLEFEKAGDVPVTIDVLNTMAMGPNGGAGMGHGHGKMKMNSN, from the coding sequence ATGAAAAAGCTTTTTGCAATTGTTGCGACCGTCGCGTCGCTGTTTATCGTTACCAACGCCTTTGCCGCCGATATCGAAGTCAAGGATGCCTGGGCGAAGGCATCCAAGGGCATGGTGCGCAATGGTGCGGCCTTCTTTGATGTTGTGAATACCGGTGCCGCGGACCGCATTGTTAGCGTGCGCAGTGACCTTGCAGAACGTACCGAACTTCACACCCACATCATGGAAAACAATGTCATGAAGATGCGTGAAGTTCAGGGCGGTGTTGACGTGCCGATGCATGGCTCTGTGCAGTTCAAACCGGGCAGCTATCACGTCATGTTCATTGGCCTGAACAAGCCGCTTGAAGAAGGCGAGAAAATCGACATCACGCTGGAATTCGAGAAGGCCGGTGATGTGCCTGTGACCATTGATGTTCTTAACACCATGGCGATGGGGCCGAACGGCGGTGCTGGCATGGGGCATGGTCATGGCAAGATGAAAATGAACAGCAACTAA
- a CDS encoding DUF2946 family protein, whose amino-acid sequence MITCKRHNRRSGGISLRRVVQTWLVAFFVLFAGVTQSGLVPALLSGQATGVATASAAEIAPGGDYVLICTPAGIKLVSADTLDGVVASNASGQADEMPTHAFCPLCANHHGAMAAIDLPYVAPVPVIHDVSYAKAIAFVAVNDIPRGRHSRAPPVSI is encoded by the coding sequence ATGATCACGTGCAAACGCCATAACCGCCGTTCGGGCGGAATTTCCCTGCGCCGTGTCGTTCAGACATGGCTGGTGGCGTTTTTTGTCCTGTTTGCGGGTGTCACCCAGTCCGGGCTTGTCCCGGCATTGCTCAGCGGTCAGGCGACCGGTGTTGCAACCGCATCCGCAGCGGAAATCGCGCCGGGTGGTGATTACGTTCTGATTTGCACCCCGGCGGGCATCAAGCTTGTATCTGCTGATACGCTTGATGGTGTCGTGGCATCAAATGCGTCCGGTCAGGCCGACGAAATGCCGACCCACGCGTTTTGCCCGCTTTGTGCAAACCATCACGGGGCGATGGCGGCGATTGATTTGCCCTATGTCGCGCCGGTGCCGGTCATTCATGATGTCAGCTATGCCAAGGCGATTGCCTTTGTCGCGGTCAATGACATCCCGCGCGGTCGCCATTCCCGGGCACCCCCGGTTTCCATCTGA
- the fumC gene encoding class II fumarate hydratase, translating into MIVTNPVTTRTEQDTMGEIDVPSDRYWGAQTQRSRQNFRIGGERMPDALIKAFGVQKLAAARANAALDNLDPELAKAIEAAASEVAEGKLLDHFPLVVWQTGSGTQTNMNTNEVIANRACEILGKPMGKREPVHPNDHVNRGQSSNDSFPAAMHIAAVVEIEEKLKPALKHLRTTLGAKVEAFGDIVKIGRTHMQDAVPLTLGQEFSGYAAQIALGLDRIDDALKRLRKLAQGGTALGTGLNAPDGFDVEFAKQVSKITGLEFKTAENKFEALAAHDACVEMSGVMNVLATSLMKIGNDIRLLGSGPRCGLGELVLPANEPGSSIMPGKVNPTQAEALTMVCAQVMGNHVAVTVGGSNGHLDLNVFKPVIIYNLLQSIRLIADASVSFADNCIAGLEADQEKIAHYVEQSLMLVTALAPHIGYDNAAAVAKKAHKERSSLKEACIALGFLDGDRFDELVQARDMI; encoded by the coding sequence ATGATCGTGACCAATCCAGTGACCACCCGTACCGAACAGGACACCATGGGCGAAATTGATGTGCCTTCTGATCGGTATTGGGGGGCGCAAACCCAGCGATCCAGACAGAATTTCCGCATTGGCGGTGAACGGATGCCTGATGCCCTGATCAAGGCGTTCGGGGTTCAAAAACTGGCGGCTGCGCGCGCCAATGCCGCCCTTGATAATCTTGATCCGGAACTGGCCAAGGCGATTGAGGCTGCCGCATCCGAAGTGGCCGAAGGCAAGCTTTTGGATCACTTCCCATTGGTCGTCTGGCAGACCGGATCGGGTACCCAGACCAATATGAACACCAATGAAGTGATCGCCAACCGTGCGTGCGAAATTTTGGGCAAGCCGATGGGCAAGCGCGAACCGGTCCATCCCAATGACCACGTCAACCGCGGCCAGTCATCGAATGACAGCTTCCCGGCTGCCATGCATATCGCCGCCGTGGTCGAGATCGAGGAAAAGCTGAAACCCGCCCTTAAGCACCTGCGCACGACCCTTGGCGCCAAGGTCGAAGCATTTGGCGATATCGTTAAAATCGGCCGCACCCATATGCAGGATGCGGTTCCCCTGACCCTGGGGCAGGAATTTTCCGGCTATGCCGCGCAAATCGCACTCGGCCTTGATCGGATCGACGATGCGCTTAAGCGCCTGCGTAAACTGGCACAGGGGGGCACGGCGCTTGGTACCGGGCTGAACGCGCCGGATGGTTTTGATGTTGAGTTTGCCAAACAGGTGTCAAAAATCACTGGCCTTGAGTTTAAAACGGCGGAAAACAAGTTCGAAGCCCTGGCTGCCCATGACGCCTGTGTCGAGATGTCGGGTGTCATGAATGTGCTGGCGACGTCGCTGATGAAAATCGGTAACGATATCCGTCTGCTTGGTTCCGGGCCGCGTTGTGGTCTGGGTGAGCTTGTGCTGCCCGCCAACGAGCCGGGATCCTCGATCATGCCGGGCAAGGTCAATCCGACCCAGGCCGAGGCATTGACCATGGTCTGCGCGCAGGTGATGGGCAATCATGTTGCGGTCACGGTGGGTGGTTCGAACGGTCATCTGGACCTTAACGTGTTCAAGCCGGTGATTATTTATAACCTTCTGCAATCCATCCGCCTGATTGCCGATGCATCGGTCAGCTTTGCCGATAACTGCATCGCCGGGCTTGAGGCCGATCAGGAAAAGATCGCGCACTATGTCGAACAAAGCCTGATGCTGGTGACCGCCTTGGCGCCGCATATTGGCTATGACAATGCGGCGGCCGTGGCCAAGAAGGCGCACAAGGAACGCAGTAGCCTGAAGGAAGCCTGCATCGCGCTTGGTTTCCTCGATGGCGATCGCTTTGATGAGCTGGTCCAGGCCCGCGACATGATCTGA
- a CDS encoding DeoR/GlpR family DNA-binding transcription regulator: MPAIGTKPAIIEGDVALRLGKKERQRRILQELQVHPHVRVATLAERFDVATETIRRDLDALSRDGLIKREFGGASARPMGHQPDLAERQLSAVAGFERIGMLAADMVRSGDVAMIDAGSTVAQIAPFLAARTTKLPRTFLTNCYAVVHGMAELADHDDVLMCPGQFDRRENAVYGNDTVEYLRRFHANIAFIGASGISRQGFSDVNRRAVAVKRAMMERSDETWLMVDHTKFDQRYLENVAPLEALTGIITDRRPEPEFASQLERAGIRLLAWCDEKHGLA, encoded by the coding sequence ATGCCTGCTATTGGCACAAAACCGGCCATAATTGAGGGGGATGTGGCTTTGCGTTTGGGAAAAAAAGAGCGGCAGCGTCGTATTCTGCAAGAGTTACAGGTTCACCCTCATGTGAGAGTTGCCACACTTGCAGAGCGATTCGATGTTGCAACCGAAACCATCCGTCGTGATCTTGACGCGCTGAGCCGTGATGGATTGATCAAACGCGAGTTCGGTGGCGCATCGGCGCGGCCCATGGGCCATCAGCCCGATCTGGCAGAACGCCAGTTATCGGCGGTGGCCGGGTTTGAACGGATTGGCATGCTGGCGGCTGACATGGTGCGGTCCGGCGATGTGGCCATGATTGATGCAGGCTCAACTGTGGCCCAGATTGCGCCGTTTCTGGCGGCCCGCACGACAAAACTGCCACGCACGTTTCTGACCAATTGCTATGCGGTGGTGCATGGCATGGCCGAACTTGCCGATCATGATGATGTTTTGATGTGTCCCGGCCAGTTTGACCGTCGTGAAAACGCGGTCTATGGCAACGATACCGTCGAATATCTGCGCCGTTTCCACGCCAATATTGCCTTTATCGGAGCATCGGGAATTTCGCGGCAGGGCTTTAGTGACGTTAACCGCCGGGCGGTGGCCGTCAAACGCGCGATGATGGAACGGTCTGATGAAACCTGGCTGATGGTTGATCATACGAAGTTTGATCAACGCTATCTGGAAAATGTCGCCCCGCTTGAAGCGCTTACCGGCATCATCACGGATCGCAGACCCGAACCGGAATTCGCATCCCAGCTTGAACGGGCGGGAATACGGCTTTTGGCGTGGTGCGATGAAAAACATGGTCTGGCATGA
- the phnD gene encoding phosphate/phosphite/phosphonate ABC transporter substrate-binding protein translates to MFSIPKKTDSLKLTTLLAAIGMVGMASTPAAAADDCIARGDLDPMYCDMDGDLVADAPPADQQVDPDTLVFAYTPVEDPAVYADIWDPFLQHLEEVTGKDVHFFAVQSNSAEVEAMRSGRLHVAGFSTGPTPFAVNLAGAVPFALMGADDGRFGYTLQLYTRVDSGIDTPADLKGKRVAHTSPTSNSGNLAPRALLPGQGIVPEQDYEVVYSGSHDQSILGVVAGDYDAAPVASEVVERMAQRDLYDPNEVKIIYESKPFPTTSFNYAYNLKPELVEKIKEAFFTFDMKGTALGEEFKGVSKFLPITYQEDWAVIREIQAANGVKYTPDNLK, encoded by the coding sequence GTGTTTTCAATTCCGAAAAAAACCGACAGTTTAAAGCTCACCACCCTCCTTGCCGCAATCGGCATGGTCGGCATGGCATCCACCCCGGCCGCGGCGGCAGATGACTGCATTGCACGCGGCGATCTTGACCCGATGTATTGCGACATGGACGGCGACCTTGTTGCCGATGCCCCGCCCGCAGACCAGCAGGTCGATCCGGACACTCTTGTCTTTGCATATACCCCGGTCGAAGACCCGGCGGTTTATGCCGATATCTGGGACCCGTTCCTGCAGCATCTTGAAGAAGTAACCGGCAAGGACGTTCACTTCTTTGCCGTTCAGTCGAACTCGGCAGAAGTCGAAGCCATGCGTTCAGGCCGCCTGCACGTTGCCGGCTTCTCGACCGGTCCGACCCCGTTTGCCGTCAACCTTGCCGGTGCGGTTCCGTTTGCCCTGATGGGTGCGGATGATGGTCGCTTTGGTTACACGCTTCAGCTCTACACCCGTGTAGACAGCGGCATTGATACCCCGGCTGATCTTAAGGGCAAACGCGTTGCCCATACCTCGCCGACCTCGAACTCGGGCAACCTTGCACCGCGTGCACTGCTTCCGGGTCAGGGCATCGTTCCGGAACAGGATTACGAAGTTGTCTATTCCGGTTCGCACGATCAGTCGATCCTGGGCGTTGTTGCCGGTGACTATGACGCCGCCCCGGTTGCGTCCGAAGTTGTCGAACGTATGGCCCAGCGCGATCTCTATGATCCGAACGAAGTCAAAATCATCTATGAAAGCAAGCCTTTCCCGACCACTTCGTTCAACTACGCCTACAACCTGAAGCCGGAACTGGTCGAAAAGATCAAGGAAGCCTTCTTTACCTTTGACATGAAGGGCACCGCCCTTGGTGAAGAGTTCAAGGGTGTGTCGAAGTTCCTGCCGATCACCTATCAGGAAGACTGGGCGGTTATCCGCGAAATTCAGGCTGCCAACGGTGTGAAATACACCCCGGACAACCTGAAGTAA
- the phnC gene encoding phosphonate ABC transporter ATP-binding protein, with amino-acid sequence MLRIKELVKRYGEEKAVLKNLNLEVPGESVVSIIGASGAGKSTLLRCINRLVEPSSGSIELNGTELTKLEGKALRLARRRIGMVFQGFNLIDRLTVMENVQSGRLGYLPAWRAVTRKYPQEDIDRAFHLMERVGIAHYADKRADELSGGERQRVGVVRALMQEPEILLADEPTASLDPKTSRQIMELLRALASELHLPVLINIHNVNEAKEYTQRIVGMRFGRIIFDGEPVDLTNDAMDDIYAGVPAEERGDAESSTHLREVAAR; translated from the coding sequence ATGCTGCGTATCAAAGAACTTGTAAAACGCTATGGCGAAGAAAAGGCAGTGTTGAAGAACCTGAACCTTGAAGTGCCGGGCGAAAGTGTTGTTTCCATCATCGGCGCATCAGGCGCAGGCAAAAGTACCCTGCTGCGTTGTATCAACCGCCTTGTCGAACCGTCTTCGGGCTCCATCGAACTCAATGGCACGGAACTGACCAAGCTTGAAGGCAAGGCGCTGCGTCTGGCACGCCGCCGCATCGGCATGGTGTTTCAGGGCTTCAACCTGATCGACCGTTTGACAGTGATGGAAAACGTGCAATCCGGGCGCCTTGGCTATCTTCCGGCATGGCGCGCGGTCACGCGCAAATATCCGCAGGAAGACATTGATCGCGCCTTTCATCTGATGGAACGCGTCGGCATCGCCCATTATGCCGACAAACGTGCCGATGAACTTTCCGGCGGTGAACGCCAGCGTGTCGGTGTGGTCCGCGCCCTGATGCAGGAACCTGAAATCCTGCTGGCCGATGAACCGACCGCATCGCTTGATCCGAAAACATCCCGTCAGATCATGGAACTGCTGCGCGCGCTCGCATCCGAGCTGCACCTGCCGGTTCTGATCAACATCCATAACGTCAACGAAGCCAAGGAATATACCCAGCGGATCGTTGGCATGCGCTTTGGCCGCATCATTTTCGATGGCGAGCCGGTCGACCTGACCAATGACGCCATGGACGATATCTATGCCGGTGTGCCCGCCGAAGAACGCGGCGACGCCGAAAGCAGCACCCACCTGCGTGAGGTCGCCGCACGATGA
- the phnE gene encoding phosphonate ABC transporter, permease protein PhnE translates to MSSTVQKTGRTWKKPPFIANPMLRWGLLIAVVAYVWWAITTLPFDWERIQDGVPRAIRIFKGAFPPSFIRGELLFDGFMESIKIAIVSTLLGLALSVPIAFASASNIAPKWLYTIGRGVIIVARSFHPVIVAILFVKAVGFGPLAGILTLTVYSIGFVAKMLAERIEEIDWGQVEAIRAAGGATFVTLLYAVIPQIMPRQIGLSIYQLDSNLRASAIVGIVGAGGIGSTLLNAFGRYDYDFALAITLCIIGVILVSEAISGRIRRNLW, encoded by the coding sequence ATGAGCAGCACCGTTCAAAAAACGGGCCGCACATGGAAGAAGCCCCCCTTTATTGCCAACCCGATGTTGCGCTGGGGACTTCTGATTGCTGTTGTTGCCTATGTCTGGTGGGCCATCACAACCCTGCCATTCGACTGGGAGCGCATCCAGGACGGTGTCCCGCGTGCGATCCGCATCTTCAAGGGCGCCTTCCCGCCAAGCTTCATCCGTGGCGAATTGCTGTTTGACGGCTTTATGGAAAGCATCAAGATCGCCATTGTCTCGACCCTGCTCGGTCTGGCGTTAAGCGTCCCAATTGCCTTTGCATCGGCGTCAAACATCGCACCGAAATGGCTTTATACCATCGGGCGTGGCGTGATCATCGTTGCCCGCTCCTTCCACCCGGTCATTGTCGCCATCCTGTTTGTCAAAGCGGTCGGCTTTGGCCCGCTGGCAGGCATTCTGACGCTGACGGTCTATTCCATCGGTTTCGTTGCCAAAATGCTGGCCGAACGGATCGAGGAAATCGACTGGGGCCAGGTTGAGGCAATCCGTGCTGCAGGCGGGGCGACATTTGTCACCCTTCTTTATGCCGTGATCCCGCAAATCATGCCCCGTCAGATCGGCCTTTCGATCTATCAGCTTGATAGCAACCTGCGCGCCTCTGCCATTGTTGGCATCGTTGGCGCGGGCGGTATCGGATCGACCCTTCTTAATGCCTTTGGGCGTTATGACTATGACTTTGCGCTGGCGATTACCCTTTGCATCATCGGTGTGATCCTTGTCAGCGAGGCCATCAGCGGCCGGATCAGGAGGAACCTATGGTAG
- the phnE gene encoding phosphonate ABC transporter, permease protein PhnE has protein sequence MVATTQPTGPEAIANREWSRYTTKERWRRYGLTALVALAVVWSLSTINIIWPWLWDAPEQMGDLFARMFPPSLEGWQEIGWTLLETVNIATIATFFAVFLSLPIALIAAQNTTPNRFTLWLGRFILVSSRSVNTIIWALLFVAVFGPGVLAGILAIIFRSLGFLGKLLGEAIEEIDRAPIEALESVGASRFKILVYGVIPQVMPTFFAVSILRWDINLRESTVLGLVGAGGIGIILQGAIDTFAWQTVATILLAIIGLVIIGEAISAYLRKKVI, from the coding sequence ATGGTAGCCACCACCCAACCTACCGGACCGGAAGCAATCGCCAATCGCGAATGGTCCCGCTACACCACCAAGGAACGCTGGCGGCGTTATGGCCTGACCGCACTGGTCGCGCTGGCTGTCGTCTGGTCCTTATCAACGATCAACATCATCTGGCCGTGGCTTTGGGATGCCCCGGAACAGATGGGCGATCTGTTTGCACGCATGTTCCCGCCATCGCTTGAAGGCTGGCAGGAAATCGGCTGGACGCTTTTGGAAACCGTCAATATCGCAACCATCGCGACCTTCTTTGCCGTGTTCCTGTCCCTGCCGATTGCACTGATCGCGGCACAGAACACCACACCGAACCGTTTCACGCTCTGGCTTGGCCGGTTCATTCTGGTGTCGTCGCGTTCGGTCAACACCATCATCTGGGCACTGCTGTTTGTGGCTGTGTTCGGACCGGGTGTTTTGGCCGGTATTCTGGCGATCATTTTCCGGTCCCTTGGCTTCCTTGGCAAATTGCTGGGCGAGGCGATCGAGGAAATCGACCGTGCCCCGATCGAGGCACTGGAATCTGTTGGCGCATCGCGCTTCAAGATTCTGGTCTATGGCGTCATTCCGCAAGTCATGCCGACCTTCTTTGCCGTATCCATTCTGCGCTGGGACATCAACCTGCGTGAAAGCACGGTTCTGGGTCTGGTCGGGGCCGGCGGGATCGGCATCATCCTTCAGGGGGCGATTGATACCTTTGCATGGCAAACGGTTGCCACGATCCTTCTGGCAATCATTGGTCTGGTCATTATTGGCGAAGCCATTTCAGCTTACCTGCGTAAAAAGGTGATCTAA
- the glpD gene encoding glycerol-3-phosphate dehydrogenase translates to MTGTYDLLVVGGGINGAGIARDAAGRGLSVLLVEQRDLASATSSSSTKLIHGGLRYLEHYEFRLVREALQEREVLLAAAPHIIWPLTFVLPHHRGLRPKWMLRAGLFLYDHLAKRKRLPGSRAVSFNGTPEGQPLKSDFEGGFSYSDCWVDDARLVVLNAQDAKARGADIRTRTRCASLVRHHDHWNAELIGPDGAPQSVSAKSVVNAAGPWVTEMVENAGLGKKAAGLRLVKGSHIVVPRIHDHDHCYIFQNGDGRIAFAIPYQQDYTLIGTTDVAYNGDPAQVKISDQEIDYLLDLVNGYLAKPLGRKNVVWDYSGVRPLYDDKNDNASAVTRDYVFDLDTGDTGSSSPILSIYGGKITTYRKLAEHAMQKLAPVLGNDAKDWTANAILPGGDMPDGDFDAFLAKAKATYDWLPRALLYRLVRSYGTAISKIIGTATSLGDLGPEVAPNLYEAELHYLMANEWVCRAEDVLWRRTKLGLGMQPDQVDAIEKWFAAQTRLDRAAQ, encoded by the coding sequence GTGACCGGAACTTACGACCTTCTGGTCGTTGGCGGCGGCATCAACGGGGCTGGTATTGCCCGTGATGCCGCCGGTCGCGGGCTTTCTGTTCTTTTGGTCGAACAGCGCGACCTTGCCTCGGCCACCTCTTCTTCCTCGACCAAACTCATCCATGGCGGTCTTCGATATCTTGAACATTACGAGTTCCGTCTGGTGCGCGAAGCACTTCAGGAACGCGAAGTTCTGTTGGCTGCTGCCCCACATATTATCTGGCCTTTGACATTCGTTTTGCCCCATCACAGGGGCTTGCGTCCGAAATGGATGCTGCGCGCCGGACTGTTTCTTTATGACCATCTGGCAAAACGCAAACGCCTGCCCGGGTCACGTGCCGTCTCATTTAACGGCACGCCGGAAGGCCAACCGTTGAAATCCGATTTCGAGGGCGGTTTTTCTTATTCCGATTGCTGGGTGGATGATGCCAGGCTTGTGGTCCTCAATGCACAGGATGCAAAGGCCCGCGGGGCTGACATCCGCACACGCACCAGATGTGCATCCCTGGTGCGTCATCACGATCACTGGAATGCCGAACTGATCGGGCCTGATGGTGCCCCGCAATCGGTCAGTGCCAAGTCCGTGGTCAATGCCGCAGGGCCGTGGGTCACCGAGATGGTCGAAAATGCCGGACTTGGCAAAAAGGCCGCCGGTCTTCGACTGGTCAAGGGCAGCCACATTGTGGTTCCTCGCATTCATGACCATGATCATTGCTATATCTTCCAGAATGGCGACGGGCGCATTGCCTTTGCCATCCCCTATCAGCAGGACTACACCCTGATCGGTACCACCGATGTCGCCTATAACGGCGATCCGGCACAGGTCAAAATCAGCGATCAGGAAATCGATTATCTGCTGGATCTGGTGAATGGCTATCTCGCCAAACCGCTTGGCCGTAAGAACGTGGTTTGGGATTATTCCGGTGTGCGACCGCTTTATGATGACAAGAACGACAATGCGTCGGCGGTAACCCGCGATTACGTGTTCGATCTTGATACCGGCGACACCGGAAGTTCGTCACCGATCCTGTCGATCTATGGCGGCAAAATCACGACTTATCGCAAGCTTGCCGAACATGCGATGCAGAAACTGGCGCCGGTTCTGGGCAACGATGCCAAGGACTGGACGGCAAATGCCATCCTTCCCGGTGGCGACATGCCAGACGGCGATTTTGATGCGTTCCTTGCCAAGGCCAAGGCAACCTATGACTGGTTGCCCCGCGCATTGCTCTATCGCCTTGTGCGAAGCTACGGCACGGCAATCAGCAAGATCATTGGCACGGCAACATCGCTTGGCGATTTGGGCCCGGAAGTCGCGCCGAACCTTTACGAAGCTGAACTCCATTACCTGATGGCCAATGAATGGGTGTGTCGCGCAGAAGATGTTCTGTGGCGCAGGACCAAGCTTGGCCTCGGGATGCAGCCTGATCAGGTCGATGCCATCGAAAAATGGTTTGCTGCCCAAACCCGGCTTGATCGGGCTGCGCAGTAA
- a CDS encoding glutamate--cysteine ligase, whose protein sequence is MTVSASTGDSPVIESRRQLVEWFESGCTPKKDWAIGTEHEKFAFTRNDLRPIPYEGDRGVKMLLNALAEHYDWEPIIENGNVIALTKDKCSVSLEPGGQIELSGAPLKNIHQTCGEVHTHLHEVREICDGLGIDMLGVGHNPKWKREDIPWMPKGRYEIMKNYMPKVGSLGLDMMLRTSTIQVNLDFSSEADMVKKFRTSLALQPVATALFAASPFVDGKPSGFLSARSNVWTDTDPDRCGMLPFVFEDGFGFERYVDYMLDVPMYFVYRDGKYIDAAGKSFRDFMDGKLDVLPGERPTMNDWSDHMTTAFPEVRLKKFLEMRGADGGPWKRICALPALWVGLLYDDAALDAAWDLVKDLSVAEREALRNDVPRTALATPFKNGTVQDLSKDVLAISREGLKNRGRMDGYGDDESHFLDSLDDVAQSGVTLAEEFLDKYETEWNGSVDPLFKEYAY, encoded by the coding sequence ATGACTGTCAGCGCCTCCACTGGTGACAGCCCGGTAATTGAAAGCCGGCGCCAGCTTGTCGAATGGTTTGAGTCCGGCTGTACGCCGAAAAAAGACTGGGCCATCGGCACCGAACACGAAAAATTCGCCTTCACCCGCAATGATTTGCGCCCGATCCCTTACGAAGGGGACCGCGGGGTCAAAATGCTGCTCAATGCCTTGGCCGAACATTATGACTGGGAACCGATCATTGAGAACGGCAATGTCATTGCGCTCACCAAGGACAAATGTTCTGTCTCGCTCGAGCCGGGCGGTCAGATTGAACTTTCCGGTGCGCCGCTTAAAAACATTCACCAGACCTGTGGTGAAGTGCATACGCATCTTCACGAGGTCCGCGAGATTTGCGACGGGCTTGGCATTGATATGCTGGGTGTCGGTCATAATCCGAAATGGAAACGTGAAGATATTCCGTGGATGCCCAAGGGCCGCTACGAGATCATGAAAAATTACATGCCCAAGGTCGGAAGCCTTGGTCTGGACATGATGCTTCGGACCTCGACCATTCAGGTCAATCTGGATTTCAGTTCCGAAGCCGACATGGTCAAGAAATTCCGGACCTCCTTGGCGCTTCAGCCGGTGGCGACCGCCCTGTTTGCGGCGTCCCCGTTTGTTGATGGCAAGCCAAGCGGCTTCTTGTCGGCACGGTCGAACGTCTGGACCGATACCGATCCGGATCGTTGTGGCATGTTGCCGTTCGTGTTCGAGGACGGTTTTGGCTTTGAACGCTATGTCGACTACATGCTTGATGTGCCGATGTATTTCGTCTACCGCGACGGCAAATACATTGATGCGGCGGGCAAGTCGTTCCGTGATTTCATGGATGGCAAACTTGATGTTTTGCCGGGCGAACGCCCGACCATGAATGACTGGTCTGATCACATGACGACGGCCTTCCCGGAAGTGCGTCTTAAGAAGTTCCTTGAAATGCGTGGCGCCGATGGTGGCCCGTGGAAACGCATCTGTGCGCTGCCGGCCCTTTGGGTTGGTTTGCTGTATGATGATGCAGCCCTTGATGCTGCATGGGATCTGGTCAAGGACCTGTCGGTTGCTGAGCGCGAGGCGCTGCGCAACGATGTTCCGCGTACCGCCCTTGCCACCCCGTTCAAGAACGGCACGGTTCAGGATCTGTCAAAAGACGTTCTGGCGATTTCGCGCGAAGGTCTTAAAAACCGTGGTCGAATGGATGGTTATGGCGATGACGAAAGCCACTTCCTCGACAGCCTTGATGACGTTGCGCAAAGCGGCGTGACTCTGGCTGAGGAATTCCTTGATAAGTATGAAACCGAATGGAACGGATCGGTTGATCCGTTGTTCAAGGAATATGCCTACTAA